In Pelosinus sp. UFO1, one genomic interval encodes:
- a CDS encoding YwmB family TATA-box binding protein produces the protein MYKFRTRLSMSLAILLLLSLAMVRELPAATPEEPLTQAMEATGAHFNEYSINAWAKLPDEAMNDNQLQETVEKIMEQLDVSAKDYQLTQQQRGTHRTVQAEAIRPEWHAFVAAQVIPKQGDSSQMETYLVVNMESIVNENTSIQQLQRKISDSIKKNGGSPKINTCLIGWLGGKLVDGEQQRVLEKAFMAIDGVIIDKLKAENFLSYTGFSSIAGEWLQVGDKKVNINIATRYSQYDNRTYVIIGSPIITKEY, from the coding sequence ATGTATAAATTTCGGACAAGATTATCAATGAGCCTAGCAATCTTATTACTTTTATCTCTTGCTATGGTGAGGGAATTACCTGCTGCTACTCCTGAAGAACCTTTAACGCAAGCTATGGAAGCAACTGGTGCACATTTTAACGAGTATAGTATAAATGCTTGGGCGAAGTTACCTGATGAAGCGATGAATGATAATCAGCTCCAAGAAACTGTAGAAAAGATAATGGAACAGCTCGACGTAAGCGCTAAAGATTATCAATTGACACAGCAGCAAAGGGGCACTCATCGTACAGTACAAGCGGAAGCAATAAGGCCAGAGTGGCATGCTTTTGTTGCGGCGCAGGTGATTCCCAAACAGGGAGATAGCTCTCAAATGGAAACTTACCTAGTGGTGAATATGGAGTCCATAGTGAATGAAAATACTTCTATCCAACAGTTACAACGAAAAATTAGTGACAGTATAAAAAAAAATGGTGGTTCACCCAAGATTAATACTTGCTTGATTGGATGGCTTGGTGGTAAACTAGTGGATGGAGAACAACAAAGAGTATTAGAAAAAGCTTTTATGGCAATAGACGGAGTTATTATTGACAAACTGAAAGCTGAAAACTTCCTTAGTTATACAGGATTTTCCTCAATTGCTGGAGAGTGGCTGCAAGTAGGTGACAAAAAGGTGAATATAAATATAGCAACACGCTACAGTCAATATGATAATCGTACTTACGTCATCATTGGATCACCGATTATTACTAAAGAATATTAA
- a CDS encoding F0F1 ATP synthase subunit epsilon, whose product MAKTIRLDIVTPEKMAYSEDVTMVIARTTSGDIGILPGHAALIAALGIWPLRVITENGELQISMCGGFIEVQPEKITVLANCAELPDEIDLERAAAAKERAESRLRTASPGIDLIRAEIALKRALVRLRVKEHKE is encoded by the coding sequence ATGGCTAAAACAATTAGGCTGGATATTGTTACCCCAGAGAAAATGGCTTATTCTGAGGATGTTACCATGGTGATTGCCAGGACGACATCTGGGGATATTGGTATTCTTCCAGGACATGCCGCGCTTATTGCTGCCTTGGGAATTTGGCCCCTTCGAGTAATTACCGAGAATGGTGAGCTGCAAATTTCCATGTGTGGTGGTTTTATTGAAGTGCAGCCTGAGAAAATTACTGTCTTGGCAAATTGTGCCGAATTACCTGATGAAATCGACTTGGAAAGGGCTGCTGCAGCAAAAGAACGTGCAGAAAGTCGCTTGCGTACAGCAAGTCCGGGTATCGATTTGATAAGAGCCGAGATTGCTCTCAAACGTGCTTTGGTACGTCTACGAGTTAAAGAACATAAAGAATAA